The DNA segment ACCCAACCATCCTGCAATTCGAACCTGTTGAGGTCTGTTGGAGCCTTCAAGGTTCCTTGAACCCGAAACCCCATGGGAGCCCTGCATGGTCCTTGAAACTGCACTGGACCGACCACGTAGGTTCCTCCTGATACCACAACTGTGCTTGGATCTGTGCATGTGCATGCCACTTTCCAGGCACTCATGAAAGCCTGTCTAAGAACATGGAAAATTTACAGAACATAACAAAGAGTTAGAAGTTGAAATTGCACCTGAAAAAATAACAAGGTTCGTTCATTTCACCTGGCAATCCTCTGACTTCCCATCTGCCTTTGCTCCATATTTTTTTCACGTTGAAATCAGAATGACCAATGCTTGCCAGAACAATAAGAAAATAGCTGCTGAGACCATTTTCGGACCCATCTATCTTTTAGCTTGTGTGTTTGAATCAAGTTACATCTTTTCAGGCATTTATAGTGCAATTGAAGATTCACAACTCCACAAAATCTTCAGCCTAATTTTATGTAGTTTCATCTTTGATTTCTCTACAATTTGAGAAATCATGATGGACAAGGACACTGTGTTCGCAATGGTCGTGAACAAGCTGTACTAATTCTGGATTTTATGAGTCCGCATTTGATGTTGGAAGCCTCTATACCTAAAAACGCTGGTTCAAGCCAGCCAACTATTATCCTACGGGTTTAATAGGTGAAGGCCATGTGATGAGCCTTGTGGTCGCTTTAAATATATAAAGGTGGAAAAAGATCTTTTATGGAGTAATGGGCAGTATCTGTGGTTTATGGGCATTGAGCCTATCCAATAGAACACCAACTTTTTTCACCTACCTAATAGAATTTACTCTTTCTGATGTTTCGGTATCAAGAAACTGTGCAGCACTTACAACTTGTGGCTTTAAAGGGCAGCCCTATAGATTCAAACCCTTGACACCCCTTCCAATGACTGCCCCACCCTGCCACCATCCCCAAACACTGCCTCCACCACCTCCAACTGCCACGCCACAACCCCCACCTTCCCTCCTCCCCAGATTGACTGCCTCATGTTGGATCAGTTCCAATAAGTTTTTGTGGAAGAAGCTTCTATCTATGAGATACAAGGCAACTAATTCAAGGAAGCTAATTTTGAGGGAAGTGCAGGTATGTGATTAATGCAGGCAATCAGGTGGTTCAAGCTGCTGTCATTCAATTATACGTTTCATTTCTCCTTACTAGATTTTTCAATCCTACAAGCATGTATAATACCGAAATAGGTACCGGAAATAGACATAAGAAACTGACTATAGGAAAACATAAAGGTGGGAACCGCATTACACCATAACAGAAGCAACAAGAATGGTATCAACTTTATACTTTCagccaaaaaaaagaaagaaagaaagaaaaattcaacaaaatatcTTGACAAAAAGTACTGGAAGCTAAAGAGAAGATGATTTCATCTTGATAACAACTAATCAAGAATCCaagaataaatataagaaaacattTCAGGTATACAAATCCTCGAATATAAGTACCATGGGGAGTTTTGCTGGCACGCAGATACCCATCCAATTCGATGACAAGctttttgcatttttaaaaTGATGTTCTGTTTTCTGTAGCAGACTTGGTTCTGCTGATAAAATCTTCAACTATCATGGTTCCAAGCTCCCCGCCAAACCTAGATCTAACTGTAACTGTTTGTGTTTCAACTTCTTTGGGGCCCACAACTGCCATTAATGGGATTCTCTGCTTCTCAGAATTTCTAATGAGCTTAGGAAGGCGCTCACCATGACAAACTTCAGCCCGAATACCATTAGCTTTCAGTTTGTTGGTCACCTCATTGCAGTACTCAAGCTGTGTAAACACATGGAATTTGTTACTCAAAGCAAAGATTATAGCCACAAGTTCTCAGGAAAATGTCTGAAactaaatttgtaaaaaaacaATAGAAGCTGAGAATACCTGTGTGTCCGTCACTGGTAAAACCCGAGCTTGGATTGGAGAAAGCCATAGTGGAAAATCCCCAGCATAATGCTCTATGAGAACTCCAAAGAATCGCTCCAAGGATCCAAGAACAGCTCTATGGATCATGATGGGTCGTTGCTTTTCTGAGTTTGAGTCAACATATGTAATGTCAAATCGCTGTGGCAAATTGAAATCAACCTGcataaatttgcaaaaagaaatCATTTGTCAATTATACATTTGTATATGATTCATTCAATttgaatcaattccataaactTCCTTTGTAAATGACAAATCCAATCTGTCTTGATCTGAACACTTCATTAGAACTTTGGGATTGCACAAGAGAGACTGGGATGTATAAATGACAGTTCTTTCCCAGTCTAATTCAATTGTTAACCCCAGATCAACGTTTGggcaactttgaattaataactTGCCTGTATAGTTGAGCACTGCCACTTCCTTCCAAGAGCATCCTCAATCTTGAGATCAATCTTAGGACCATAAAAGGCaccaccaccttcatcaattcGATAGCTCCACCCCTTATCATCCAAAGCATCTCTAAGTGCTGATGTTGCTTTTTCCCATATATCATCAGCTCCCACAGCTTTCTCTGGCCTGGTTGAGAGGTTCACCTCATACTTGCTAAAACCAAATTGTAGTAATATTTCTTCAGTGAGATCAAGGACTCCCCGGATTTCATCCTTGATTTGATCTTCTAAGCAAAATATATGTGCATCATCCTGCaagaaatgtaaaataaaaatagtcaTCCCAAGGTTTTACCCAAAAGACCATGCGGTATTGTGACTTTGgcagacaacaaaagaaaaaaacaaagatgcATCTCCCCTGCTGTATAGGACATATAACACACATCAAGGGGTTACAAGCCACCTCTTCACAGGCTCCATGAGTGATATTTTCTACATTGAACACTCACTGCTTCCAAACCAATTGGGCCAGataaatttcttattcattAGAAGGACTAGTTGAATGATGGGTCAAATCCCAAAAACATGTCCACATTGACGGACTAAGTGATGGATATAATGCCCTGTACAATCTACTCAATAGTATGCTGAATTCCTAATATTAAATCATGATAAAACCCAAAGGCAGGGCCACAACCTGAACGTCTATGACCCAAGGTGTCTATAGAACATGCCAGAATACAACACCCAATGCCAAAAACATCCAAATGTATAGTCTGAGTTTCCAAACATGCATCTGAGATTAGATAATGTACCTGTGTGAAACCTCTTACACGAAAAAGGCCATGCAAGCTTCCGGATAGCTCATATCTGTACACTGTTCCCAGCTCTGCAACCCTGATTGGGAAATCTCGATAGGAGTGTAGCTTCCTCTTGTAAATCAAAATATGGTATGGACAGTTCATTGGTCGGAGTTGATAGAGTTCATCCTCAATTGTTATCTGACTGTACATATTCTCTCTGTAGAAATCCAAATGGCCACTGGTCTTCCATAAATCAGCCCTAGCAACATGTGGAGTATACAGCAGATCATAGTCATGTtctatatgtatttttttccaTGAATCTTCTATAATACGCCTAACAATGGCACCCTTTGGATGCCAGAACACTAGACCTCCACCAGCTTCATCCTGCAGAAGTTTCATCAAGAAGCCTAAGATATTAAAGGAATGAATTCATACTAGTGGATAAGGAGCAATCCAacaataaaattgaaaagaagaagaaaactgaTTTATCAATCCTCACTCCAAACCATTCTGGTACAAGTCCAATAGGGAGCTACCTGTATAGAGAACAGATCAAGATCTTGTCCAAGGCGTCTGTGATCCCGGCGTTTTGCCTCCTCTTTGAAGTGAAGATATGCTTTCAATTGTTCCTCATTCTCCCATGCTGTGCCATAGATTCTCTGCAGCATCTGTTTCTTCTCATCCCCTCTCCAGTAAGCACCAGCAACAGATTCAAGTTCAACAGCTTTCCTGTTAATATTTCCAGTATATTCAACATGAGGCCCAGCACAAAGGTCCCACCATTCACCACCTGCAAAGTGATAGAATAAAATATCAagtgaagaataaaaaataataaataggtATATTTTGATCAACTTAGGTATGCCAAAGGAACCTTAAGAAGAAATTAAACAAGTAATACAGATAAAGACGAAAACAATGTGAAATAACAATGCAGAGATGAAAgcatttattatatatttacttttccaaaaatttaaaaaaaattaacagaaaaggaaaaaaaaaagaaaaagaaaaagaaacaacgCAAAAATTCAGATTACACAACCTAGCATAAACAAGGAACAACTCTCTGATTCCTCCTTTAAGTACATATCTTCATGGGTTTAAGTGTTATgagtgtttgtgtgtgtgtgtatagcTGTAAATAAGCAATTAGATGTGAATCCACCACATAGCCATTGAATAGAGAAATTGAACAGTGCCTTCAAGGTTAATGTCCATACAGCAAAAGATGTTAATCCCCTTACCAATATGATAGATGGTGATGGGATCTTCCTGGATGCTATccaaaatttccattttatatGGTTCATTGACAGCCATTATTCTTCTCTGAGCTTCATCTCTGGAAACTTCTTCTCTAATCAGTGGTAAATTTCGACCAATGATGCGATCCTACAGATGACGTAACAAATAAATTCCAGACCCTGAAACCACCGGCTAATGAATATTTTTCCAAGTTCACGACCTTCCACACTATAAAAAATGACATAAATGATACTTGTGAACAAATTGTACTCACCATCTCTTTCTTGATCCTCTTCAAATCTTTATCTGTCAAAGGCTCCatatcaaaatcataataaaaccCATTTTCTATCCATGGACCAATTGTCACTTTTGCATCCGGGAAGAGCTTCTGAACAGCCATAGCCATTACATGTGCACACTGTATTCATGTATAAACATAAAACAAGTGAATTTTGTGAAGTTGGTAGTACAGCCAAAAAAACTGTGACAGAACCGACCATATATGcaccaatattcaatttcaaaaataaaatatgtagcACTAAAACTTACTAAGCAAAGTTGATGATGgatttttacattttctctGGTTCAAGTatccaaaaaaattaagacttcaagataaaatttgtttggattgcaaaaaaaacaaaaccacgGAAGTTCCTTGTCACTGAGTTGGGCCAACTCCTAAAGTTGTAGTTGACCGCATGGCATTGGAGCTTTACAGTGTCTAATTGCTTTACAAGCCAATAGATTTGGAGtcgaatttaatttcctaaaacctcaaaatccacaaAAAGAACCAAGCAAATCCCTAGTGAAAGGAAAGATTGTCAAATTCCAGAAAATTGAAATTCCAGAACTTATCTTAAGCaacattatcaaataatttccaCACAATGAGCTAAATCAACACCCTCTCCTGCAAAATGCCACCCAAAAGCTAACAAAGCAGCCACTATCCAccatttaattaaatttccACCTTCACTTCTCCTCAACACCAAACAAAGCTCTAACTTTTcaggttttttcttttcttctccgtCATgctctcaacaaccaaacagaatccctagacaaaaaaacaaacaaataaataagtaaataaaagatTACCGTATGGCGAATCCTCAGGAGACGCTCAGACGATTCATTGGTGGGAAGAACAATTTTTTCAGGCGGAGCCTCGCCCAAGCCCTTGTCATCAGCCAAAACCGCAGAATCAGTGGAATCAGTGGAATCAGTGGCCACGGCCGAAGATGTAGTGGACAGTCCATGGGCCTTGTGATAAAGCGGCAGCACCCTGATTCGGCTCCGACTGAATCCTCCGGAAATCGAAACGATACGCTTTAGCGGACATCGATAATGATGAAGAAGTTGGTTCGAAGTGAGTTTGAGAGAGGAGgcgaagagagaatgagaagcGGCCATTCTGTGAAGAACTAGCAACATGGCTGAGGCTAGGGCTCATTCAAAAGGAAACGGTGGGTTTTGTGTGGTAGAGATTTTGTGAACGAGTTGGATGTGACTTGTGCccctctgtttggttactgagaaaCAACGAGAAATTCGAAAGTATCAACATTAGCCTCGTCGAACGCACCGTTTTGATAGTAAATCTACCAAAACGCACCGTTTTGCTCCCGTCTTAAATTCATTTACCCTTATCTTTTAATAAATGGGTGCCTAAAATTATTGTTCTATTgtaaaaagaagaaagcaagaaagaaagaataaaatgcATGAGAGTCTATATAATTTCATTAGGAATCCTACCATTTTATAGGAAGTTACACAAGATGATCCACAAGTTACTATAGTGgttcaaaatctcatattttataacactctcCCTTAGATATCATAAGAATATGtttcattaaaaccttattAGGAAATATCCTATAGAAAAAACCttagtgaaggaaaaatagtacaatattcttttggattactATAACTATCTCGTTAAAAACATTACCAGTAAAACCCAATAGGACAAAACctagacaaaagaaaaaagagtatAGTGGTAGTGATATTCTTTATCAAATAGCTCCCCCTATGttgacatgattatattttctctagtAGCACAGCATAGAGATCTTTGAGTCGACGTATTCCAATGAGCTTCTTAAGTATTGCAATTGATAATGTCTTTGTGAGTAGATCTACTAAATTGTCACTTGATCTTATCCGTTGAATAGCAATTTCATCACTTTTTTGGAgttaatgaaagtaaaaaacTTGGGCAATATATGCTTAATTCTATCACCCTTAATGTATCATTATTTAATCTGTACAACACATGCAACATTATTAACTTGGTAGCATTACCTCTTATGGAGGGTAGTCTGCATGTTTCCATTATTTACTTGATTGATTTCCATGATATTGTCATACCACCATATATAAATACATACCTCATTTGAGATCGAGCTTTGTGGGAGTCTAAAAGATAGTCAACATCTACATATTCAAACAATTAAGATTCTGATCCTTTGGAATAACATAGACTCATGTTATTTTagtacatgattgattttattctaATGTCTTTGAGTTGGTGTAGAACTATATCTCACAAGTAAATTAACAAGGAATACAATATATGGTCGTGTATAATTTACAAGATTCATCGGTGTACCAATAATACTGTAATATGGTACTTATGGGCCAAGTAATTATTCATTATCTTCTTAAGGacaaaaaatgtcatttttcacTTTAAGTGAAGGAACTATCATCAGAGAATTTAATGGATGTgatttatccatataaaaacacttcaaaactttcttaatgtatgttgattgatgtattAAAACTCCATCTGGAAAATGCTTGATTTGCAGgctgagacaaaaaaaaaattctcaaattcccGTTTCAAGTAATTtattgttcttgtgagctcttcaggagttccaacaagatttaagtcatcaacatacactacaataattgcaaatctggtttctaatttcttaatgaaaatgCATAGGCATATAGGATTATTCATATActcttcttttagcaagtatttgctaaggcgattgtaccacatgcgtctAGATTGCTTTAATTCATACAAGAAtcattgtaacttgattgagtacatgctacgaggcttttGTACAATTTGCTTcaagcaatttaaatccttcaaggattttcatgtatatatcattatccatgaaTCCGTATAAATATGTGGTAATAACATCTATGAGACGCATATCTAGTCCTTCTGGGACtgtcaaactaattaagaaacaaaatgcGATTTCGTCCATGACGGGAAAATATGTTTCCTcatagtcaataccaggtctttgcaagaaaccttgtgctactaatcgcgtattatatcttatgatctcattattctcattgcatACCCATTTATACCCAACgggctttacatcttcaggtgtttaGACTACAAGTGCAAAAATTTCTCgttttattaatgagtttaactccGCCTACataacttctttccattttggtcaatcatttctatgtcggcattcttccacatttcgtggttcaggatcttcatcatttcttatgataccGAAAGCCACTTGGAATgcgaaaatattgttaataataatattattttaatcctATTTTTCTGTCGTGTATACATAACTTACCGAGACCTCACAATCTTTAGGTACCTATGCCTTTTCTAGGGTTTCTTGGTCAACATGTGCCTTTTCAATGGCtttttgttcaatatgtgcctcttttagggctatagatttatcaattttaaaccgatcagtcattttgatggtcttttttagagtgccaagtttttcttgggttctcctcttccggggagttactgttggaaaaaggggatgaatgaaattaagtaaatccattgaattaagtaaattcattcaattttccagaattctaagagtctcaagaagccaaattcattttggctttctgaacctgtctgtgttcttccctccttgaagtctataaatagtggtagactttctttcaaaaaaGTACAGAAAAATTTTGGAGTATTGTCAGAGTGTTTAAGAGTTCCTTCCTTCTGTGTCCGTGATAGAGTTGAACAATTTCCAGTTCGCCGGAGTGGCTGCAGAGTGCTGTTGCTGCCATTCGAAGATCGTTTTATCCTGGTAGACAGACGCCTTGCGATTCTCAAAGCACCTGTGGAGAAGGCGAATCTGTTTTAAGGAGATTGTGTTTTCCACAAGACTCGgtctaatcttcttccttaagtctctgtttttttttttccagttttcttttattttcttatgaactaaccAGTGTGTGCAGTGTGGTTGTCTAAcagttacatcctttgagccaacaggtctaccacgcttcaagcgtatcttagattaatttattaactgTCCTACAAGGACATCAATCCATGTTGGAGTATTCTAggtcaataaaaataattttgtcactttctttgcatcaatgaaggcatttggtaattgatttgcaagttcttgcaaataaataatattttaaacttccAATTCACATTAATTGgtacgaggatcaagataagtcaaagtcaatgcattTCAAAATGTCGTTCTTCTGGAACTGGCTCTTCTCTCCTTGGCAGTGAGAAatttgtctcattaaaatgataatccgCACAATATGTCATTCTATCTTTTAAGTGTATAGGTAAActaattactaaataaaaacttttggttttataATGTACATTCATATGACCTTTTACCCCAGTggaccaagttggtcttacAAGATTCTTCTAAATCTTGCATcgtataaagtgtcattcacatggaatcaaatactactagtgacaTTGTATAAGCTCTTCTAGAGCATTTAATCAGGTTTCTATCACCtgatatagtattaacattatctatcatcaatgttgtgcaataaaagagacaaaagtttcatcaaagtaacaagtcataaaacattGTCATAAAGACTTCATCTTTATAGagttgaaaaaatattatcatagaaaaagagttaaaatcaatgaaaaaatatttgttatcaatgataaaatatttgttgtcaATGATGACTTAATAAGTCGTGTAAAAGCAATGAAAgcatatataacacaataaaacaaatatgaaaagataatttaaagttatatatttcttaaataatttcacacatttgattttgtaagtgtggagcaatttatacatgaactaacgagaaaatatttcaataatcaaactaattgtagtgatagatcaataattttattcaaaatattattatgatctaaatcaatgtgcaaaaattaattcataaatcaaaatttcaagagaacaAATAATGATTTAAAGTATCTTGTTGtctcaaaactttaattgaaaTACTACAAATCCATTTGAACATATATGTAaagatataacataatatattgaaaacaatagttgaacctattgtaatttcaaaattatttttagataatgaaattattgcattaataaaaataccacATGTGGCCACatgcaataatatatattattttatataactcaaaaaaatttgaatcataaaaacatgtcttaaagaaaattgacatgcaaaatcaatttattaatcatATGACCAAGTCATATATTTCACTTGTAtctaaaaaatctcaattttctaaatcaaaagattat comes from the Vitis vinifera cultivar Pinot Noir 40024 chromosome 12, ASM3070453v1 genome and includes:
- the LOC100256277 gene encoding threonine--tRNA ligase, chloroplastic/mitochondrial 2, with product MLLVLHRMAASHSLFASSLKLTSNQLLHHYRCPLKRIVSISGGFSRSRIRVLPLYHKAHGLSTTSSAVATDSTDSTDSAVLADDKGLGEAPPEKIVLPTNESSERLLRIRHTCAHVMAMAVQKLFPDAKVTIGPWIENGFYYDFDMEPLTDKDLKRIKKEMDRIIGRNLPLIREEVSRDEAQRRIMAVNEPYKMEILDSIQEDPITIYHIGGEWWDLCAGPHVEYTGNINRKAVELESVAGAYWRGDEKKQMLQRIYGTAWENEEQLKAYLHFKEEAKRRDHRRLGQDLDLFSIQDEAGGGLVFWHPKGAIVRRIIEDSWKKIHIEHDYDLLYTPHVARADLWKTSGHLDFYRENMYSQITIEDELYQLRPMNCPYHILIYKRKLHSYRDFPIRVAELGTVYRYELSGSLHGLFRVRGFTQDDAHIFCLEDQIKDEIRGVLDLTEEILLQFGFSKYEVNLSTRPEKAVGADDIWEKATSALRDALDDKGWSYRIDEGGGAFYGPKIDLKIEDALGRKWQCSTIQVDFNLPQRFDITYVDSNSEKQRPIMIHRAVLGSLERFFGVLIEHYAGDFPLWLSPIQARVLPVTDTQLEYCNEVTNKLKANGIRAEVCHGERLPKLIRNSEKQRIPLMAVVGPKEVETQTVTVRSRFGGELGTMIVEDFISRTKSATENRTSF